In Euphorbia lathyris chromosome 10, ddEupLath1.1, whole genome shotgun sequence, the DNA window ACTACAAACTCCAATATTCTGCTTGCTCTAACAAATTCATCTGAGATTGACCTACATTTGCCCATATGGCAACTGGTTTTTAGTACCATAATTTACAACACAAGACAGATTTTTTCAAAGTTTAGTTACGATGATTTTTACGGTACACGGGAGGAGCCAAGGTAGTAGTACTCTCATGTGTTTATCCCATCAATCAGCCTGGTATACATCAATCAGCCTATTGATCGAGTCCATAGTCCTCCCCGAAGTATCTATCAACTAAACCATTAGCCATATTTCTCAGATCTTCATTCTCATGGAACTGAAACCTTTCCATTGCTTCAATCCCATCCTCTAGTTCGATGAGCTTCGGGCCCTCGCCATTCGGCATACCCCTCAAAACCTGCAACAAGATATTAGCATCGTAAGGTCTCAAATTCAACGCTCAAAGAATAGTGATTTCACAAGCTGTAAGATTCTTGTAACCCTGAATATGAAAAATCATCACGAACATAGAATTTTATAGCCCAAATCAATTCATTTATCCCCATGATCGTTTTGTCATTCATCATTAAGCACACAAGGCAAACCACAAGATCAAAAACAAATTGCACAGCAAGAAAAGGCTTATTACGGATGAGTTAACTTGCCCATATCAGCACAAATTCAGACAAGTCTGAAATAATTCCGTCCCATGGTTTAGAAGGCTTTTTAAAAGATAGTTCCTGAATGCTGTCAGTATATTGGATCATAGTCTGATATATTAAGTCACAAAGATATGGTAAATAAATCCTTTGCTTACCAGCTCCATAAATTGAAGACCCAGTCTTGCAGCTTCTGTATCTACGGATCTAACCAAGTCAATGAAACCAGGAACACACCCTCTATTGACAAGGGAAACCAAGTTCTCTAAGATCAGGTCCGGCTTTCCATTGCCTTCTGTTGGGGCGACACAGAGATTACCCAAAACATATGCTACTTCTTTTCTTATATCAAATGGTGCAGTTGAAAGAAGACGCAATAACAATGGTACTGCCTCACTAGAATAGATCAACTGCTTGTGCTCAACTGAACCAGCAGCTATATTAGATAACACCCATGTAGCTTCCTACATAGTCAATAAAACTCTTACAACTGAGAAATAACACAGGATTGATGTCAAAAAGATGGAAAAAGAAGTACCAACTTGCCTTCTTCATGACTCTGTGCTCACTCTTCAAACATTTTACGAGCACCTCAACTATATTATCTGAAAGTTTCATATAAGTCAATATTTTGAGAAGCATGAGTGATGAGAGAGGTTCAGAATTTCTCAAGTGAAGCAAGTATTTCACTAACCCATGATTTCGCGTCCAGGAAGAAGAACAGTAGAAATTGTGTGGGGATCACCGGCTATAAGATTACCTAAACTCCGTAACACCTACAAGGGATTACTTGTTAGCTAACCcaaatcaaatattaaacaataataACCCACAGGTCTCGTAAAATCAGTTAATTGCATATGCAGCATAATGTTCATAGGAGCATATGCACAGGCATTCCAAAAGCATTTAACTGCAAATGCCACTTAATTGTACCATCAAGTCTCACTTTTTCCAACACAAGATTGAAGGCTTCCGCTTTCATTTGGAAAGGAACTAAGCCGAGGAACTCATAAGGTATTATTTTCAAGAGCACATTTATGGGAAACTAGCACACACCATTAGAAGTTAGAACCACTCTACAAATTGGTGATTAAATGCTTTTCATATGACTAAGCTCACAACATAAACCAAATTTAAAGTTCACAAACAGAGATATGCTGAAATACATACGGAATATGCAGAATGAACATTTTGGGGAAAGACAGGTCAGCACATCACATAAATAGTCTAACTCAATAAAAGCTTTTAAGCTCTCAAATATCAGGTTACCGGAATGAGCAATTGCAAGCTGTTTGATGTTGCTAATCTTTGTATAAGCAGTTGAAGGACATCTTTTTTCACGAGCATATTGGTGGCAATATTTGAAAGTGCTGAAAGATACACAACAATCCATGCTACTTCAGTTGCTAACTCCTCGTCCCTGAaatcaataaacatatttaactATAGTTTAGACTTTAGAAGAGACTTTTGACCGAGAAGAAAATAATTTTAGAGCAATGATATCATTTTCCAGCCAAAAAAATTGTAAATTCTTTTCACCAAGTAGATGGAGTGCAAAATCAACTAGTTCTCCAGGAATTCTTCCCATGTTAGGTTTAAGTTAAATGACAAGCAGATCCTTAAGATATCGTTAATGAGCAACGCACATGTAGCAAAATACCAGGAATGACACAAATAAACTCAAAAGAACaggaggaaaaagaaaaggttCTTTTTCAAAAAAAGCAGCTTCAGATGTACAACAATGTCAACAGGACAATGGTTTTCCATTAAATTTAATGGCAAACTAGGggggagagagagaagaaagacGACATACATAAGGAAAACCTGACATTATTAAGCAATCATCATATATGTATTGATGCAAGAAGCACAAGCATGCATGACATTGAGCATTACAATGTCCTACTGCCATAGTTGCGAAAGGCGATCGCCTGGGTCGCCTGAGGCGAGAGGCGGCCTAGGCGATCAAGCCCCCGCCTTCTGTGATGGAAGGTGGGCAAAATTCGAAAGGCAACCTCCTTTCCGCCGCAGGCGAGAGGCGGTCTTCTTTGAGTCTAGAGCTAGTGGAGTGGAAGAAGAGTCCTATAGTAATAGGGCAAAAGGTAAAAGTGTTGTGTCTACATCCGCCCCAAGTACTAGGCCTACAAAGACATATGTGAGAGGAAACACATCTTCTCGGGCAAGAAGAGTCAATCCTCCTCTAGTTATTAGagatgaggaagaaaatgaTGATAATGATGATGACGACAAGGAGGATGAGTATAAAGATGAAGATGAATACAAGGATGAAGAAGTGGAAAACATTAATGATGACATGGAGCTTGATGATGAGGATTTGGATTGATGATGATGTTTGTTTGATATGTTATTAggaattaggttttattttGGAATTAGGTGTTATTAGGATTGATGATGATGTTTGTTTGATGATATCATTGATATGTTATTAGGATTTggagttttattttgttttacaaCTTTAGAAGTTAAACTAGTCAATTTGAGTTatggttttatttttattttttgtttttctaatgTTTTTGTCGCCTCGCCTCAAGGCGATATTTTGCCCTTATCACCTCGGCTCGCCTTTCGACTTTCACAACTATGCCTACTGCAGACAAAACATATCGAAAAGAAGCAATAAGGCTTcagaatataatatatataaggatAATACCACAACCTAATCTCTTCTCACCAAGTGACTTTTAGGTAATTAGCATCTTCTCGTGATATATTGAACTTATATATAAAAAGTTGGCCTTAAGTCAAGGCTTTAAGTAAaaagttttagtttgcatattaGGAACAAGGttggaaaagaaaaacacacaCCAAAACCATATAATTGTGCTCAGTAAAACAGGCCAATCATCTTTGCCAGCAAGACTTAAAAAAACATAAGTGCCAAATCACATACTCTGCAAATGGCAGTCAATTATAAAACTAATGACCAAAAGCAATCCAAACAAATTGACAAGTGTTTACATACGCTTTTCTCAAGTGTCGAAATATTGCATCCAGCACTCCATCAACTTTGATGAGCTCTGTTGCAGCTTTAGGATCTGGTCCCTACATACAAGAAAACTAAAGGTATGTTGTAAATGGAACTTTTTTATTAATACGTAAGTAAAAAGAATCTGaattgtcagagattaatataaaagctaTTATTGGGCCTTAAGTATAAGCTTAAACTATTAGTTCAATTgattccatgacatggtataaGAGCCCTTTTAACCAAATGATTAAGGGTTTGATTCATGGCAACCCCATTTGTTGATTTAGGTAAGATGGGCATGTATTGTTCACGCTTCAAGCCCAATTGACATTAGCGTAGGtgtgtgtcagatattaatatgaattggacCTTTAACTGttagcttaagcttttagttcaattgattcCTTGACATGTTATCAGAGACTCTTAGACCAAGTGGTCAGGGTTCGATTCATGAAAGCGAcatttgtaaattaaatttgaacACATGGTGGGATGAACCTGTGCTGTACAGGCTTCAAGCCCAATGGGCATTCTCGTGCGCGGTGCgtcaaaaattaatataaaagctaTTATTAGGCCTTAACTATCACCTTAACCTACTAGTTCAATTTGTTCCATGACATGAATAAATTCATGATGAACTAAATGGaagtttttcatttttccaagTAATGTTGTCACTACTTGGCTTAGACCCCAAAAAAATTCATGTTGCAACTGGTATCTATCAGCCTGGAGATACAATGGGTGGTAAAATCAGGAGAATATAAATGCTCAAGGCCTTAAGTCTGATAGATATAGAATTGCTGATGAAGAGAATCTCGAAATTAAAAGAGACAAAAGCCAATGAAGCAAGAGCAGTGAATAAAAATAAAGCTTATGCATAAACTTGGACAACATTGAACAGAACCACACCAGGGTTGACTTTCACAGCCTAATTTAATGAGATAGACCAACAGATAAGGGAAAAGTGAATGAAGATACACCATCTAGGCTCTAGCATTACAACACAGTTTCTAGAGATCTCAACATTCTGAGCATTAAACACCCAATTTCTAGGACATCTCAAGATTCTCAGGACATAAATCTTTTAAGGTCTTGCAAATTTATGTTGCGCTGAAGAAGAGCCTTCCAAAATTCTCTTCTAGAACTTACGTTTCTAGGATATAACCCATCTAAGGAGGTACACAAGAAATTAGTTGTGTTATGTATAATGTAGCAACTAATAATATTATCAATATGTGTATTATGTGTCCTATCCTATGTCCTTGCTCATGTGTCAAACTCAATGTGTTATGCCTGACCTTAGAGTAAGTGTCTTTGTAATAAAAACTGCCTGGTCACTTTATaattgtcatggaaccaattgaactaaaagcttaagttggtagttaaggcccaattcctattaatatctgacacacccCCGCACGCGAATGCCAACTGGGCTTGAATTGTGAACAACACATGCTCAACttaccatgtgttgaaattaaatcaacaaatgagGTTGCCGGGAATCGAACCCTTGATCACTTAGGCTAGAAAGCTCTGATACTAAGGGCTAAGCAAATAGCTTCCTCAAAAGTGCATTTCCCTTGAGAAAATAATTTTTACTCTACTGAAAGAAATGCACTTTGAGGGTCAAACATTGCATCTGTAAAATACAAAACTCAGCAACAATTTTCCATGAGCTGTCATCTGGGGGCTGAATTGAAGTTTTAAGTTTGGTTTTCAACGCCCTTCTTGATTCAAATCATCAATGCATAAGAGATCAAACACAAAGTATACTAGTATCTCCATGACAAAGTAGACTGTACAATTGGACCAAGAGTCCTCACCACACCAACTCGTGCACATGCATGAATGAGAAGTTCATGAGAATGTTCAAAACCTTGATAAGGTTCGATAATGCCCATGCAGCAGTTCTGACAGTTGAGCCTTTGTTTGGCAGCATCATTCTGGAAAGAGGGAGTAAGGCTCCTTGGGATAGCAAAACATTTCTCAAATCATCTCCTTCACCGGCAACATTTCCCAAGGCCCATGCACACTGCTCAGCAACAGGCGAGGAACTTTTTTCTGCAGGGAATGCAAATATAAATGCAACACCGAATTTAGCACAGTTATCCACTGAAGTTCTAACTGATCACGGCTCATAAAAGAATGAATGTAGATGCTGTCAACAACGTGACAAAACCTTGAACTAGTTGCCCAGATGTGAAATTTTTAACAATTGTGATCTTCATAAAAGATAAAAGTTCAGGAAAAAAGAATCTGCACAATCCATTTAGCTGTCAGACTTAAATCCAAACAAATGGTTTCAAGTATGTTCTCACATTAATCCAATGATATTACTTGTATGCTAAGTATTTAAAAGAGAAGGCATGGAAAAGGTTTTCCTTGGTACTAAAGTAAATGAGCAAGCCATCACCAACCTCCAAGATGTGCAATAAGCAATGGTAATGCAGGAAGTAATGCCTTTGTTTCTTCGGGTTTTCCAGCTGCAATGTTTGTAAGGCACCAAGCTGCTTCAAGCAACTGCAATATTACAAATCGGAAAAATagattaaagaaaaagaaaattgctTTCTGTTCCTATTGCCCAATTTAACGCAGCCATAAAGTAAGGGTTTTCCATATTGTTCATAGACCATAACAAAATTTATTGCGCATCACAGCCATTACTTAAGAGCAAAATGCATCATCTGAATGTAGGGTGGAATCATGAAAATGCCAATTAACAGATGCAGAACATAAAAGTGGCACAAAGATCCACGCATCTTATCTTCCCCTATCACCTTTAGCTAAGAAAAGAAAGTTATTTTGTTGAACTAATTCTATGCAGATAAT includes these proteins:
- the LOC136209756 gene encoding importin subunit alpha-9; the encoded protein is MADDGLASHRRDPIKSSVGNVAAQRRRQNAVAVAKERRESLMRAKRLCRVGTSGDADSDTLLDSDMMIDEEQSILEAQTSSAVEELKSSIAFQGKGAMQKKVSALRELRRLLSRSEFPPIQAALNAGAIPLLVQCLSFGSPDEQLLEAAWCLTNIAAGKPEETKALLPALPLLIAHLGEKSSSPVAEQCAWALGNVAGEGDDLRNVLLSQGALLPLSRMMLPNKGSTVRTAAWALSNLIKGPDPKAATELIKVDGVLDAIFRHLRKADEELATEVAWIVVYLSALSNIATNMLVKKDVLQLLIQRLATSNSLQLLIPVLRSLGNLIAGDPHTISTVLLPGREIMDNIVEVLVKCLKSEHRVMKKEATWVLSNIAAGSVEHKQLIYSSEAVPLLLRLLSTAPFDIRKEVAYVLGNLCVAPTEGNGKPDLILENLVSLVNRGCVPGFIDLVRSVDTEAARLGLQFMELVLRGMPNGEGPKLIELEDGIEAMERFQFHENEDLRNMANGLVDRYFGEDYGLDQ